A genomic segment from bacterium encodes:
- a CDS encoding SelT/SelW/SelH family protein, with translation MNDKPIVEIEYCTQCRWLLRAAWLAQELLTTFEEELGGVTLLPGRGGVFEIRCGPTVLWSRQAEGRFPEAKEVKQRLRDLIAPGKALGHSDAGI, from the coding sequence ATGAACGACAAACCGATCGTGGAAATCGAATACTGCACCCAGTGTCGCTGGCTGCTGCGCGCGGCCTGGCTGGCACAGGAGCTTTTGACCACCTTCGAGGAGGAGCTGGGCGGCGTGACCTTGCTGCCGGGTCGCGGCGGGGTCTTCGAGATTCGCTGTGGTCCCACGGTGCTGTGGTCGCGACAGGCCGAGGGCCGTTTCCCGGAGGCCAAGGAAGTGAAGCAAAGATTGCGGGATCTCATTGCACCCGGGAAGGCGCTCGGGCACTCCGACGCCGGGATCTAA
- a CDS encoding sulfite exporter TauE/SafE family protein, whose protein sequence is MAVTILLDLVFGAVAGLASGLFGIGGGAIIVPFLVWSLPRQGVAEEVVMIMAVATSLATIVVTSLSSVRAHQRRGFLDWSRVARLTPGLVCGTVLGSIIADHLPTPRFKQLFALFLLVVAARLFCSEREEQVGNWKDSKVLMVGGGFGIGVLSALFGIGGGSLTVPFLLKCGSSVREAVAVSAACGFPIAVVGTISYVLLGWHGVDPLPPGSLGYVHGPAFLGIAAASVVTAPMGAALAHRLPMRVLKKLFALVLFGLGIRMLWQ, encoded by the coding sequence ATGGCTGTGACCATTTTACTGGATCTTGTCTTCGGCGCGGTGGCGGGCCTCGCCTCCGGACTGTTCGGCATCGGCGGAGGCGCCATCATCGTGCCGTTCCTGGTGTGGAGTTTGCCACGCCAGGGGGTTGCCGAAGAGGTCGTCATGATCATGGCCGTGGCGACCTCGCTCGCGACCATCGTGGTGACTTCGCTGTCTTCGGTGCGTGCCCATCAGCGCCGGGGCTTCCTGGATTGGTCACGGGTGGCCCGGTTGACGCCTGGCCTCGTGTGCGGCACGGTATTGGGATCGATCATCGCCGACCACCTGCCGACGCCGCGGTTCAAACAGCTATTCGCCCTGTTTTTGCTCGTCGTCGCCGCGCGTTTGTTCTGTTCGGAACGGGAAGAGCAAGTGGGGAATTGGAAAGATTCCAAGGTCCTCATGGTCGGCGGTGGTTTCGGGATCGGGGTACTGTCCGCCTTGTTCGGCATCGGCGGCGGAAGCCTTACGGTACCGTTCCTGCTCAAATGTGGTTCGAGCGTGCGGGAGGCGGTGGCGGTGTCCGCCGCCTGCGGTTTTCCGATCGCCGTGGTGGGAACCATTTCCTATGTGCTGTTGGGCTGGCATGGCGTAGATCCCCTGCCGCCCGGGAGTCTCGGCTATGTCCATGGCCCCGCGTTTCTGGGGATCGCCGCGGCCAGCGTGGTGACCGCACCCATGGGCGCAGCCCTCGCGCATCGGTTGCCGATGCGGGTGTTGAAGAAACTGTTCGCATTGGTGCTGTTCGGGCTGGGAATCCGCATGCTTTGGCAGTAA
- a CDS encoding type IV pilin protein, giving the protein MKSFRLDGFSLLELLITVAIIALLAGIAYPSYQQQILRTRRSEGQAALLQAAAREEQFFLDNRTYTADLRQLGYASNPALSEQGYYQIRAINVSATGYTLEAIPRGPQAADTLCGTLSLTSLGTKGESGTGAVTDCW; this is encoded by the coding sequence ATGAAGTCCTTTCGTCTGGATGGCTTTTCCCTGTTGGAATTGTTGATCACCGTCGCCATCATCGCCCTGCTGGCCGGAATCGCCTATCCCTCCTATCAGCAACAGATCTTGAGGACCCGCCGTTCCGAAGGCCAGGCCGCCTTGCTGCAAGCCGCCGCACGCGAAGAGCAATTCTTTCTCGACAACCGCACCTACACGGCCGACCTTCGCCAGCTCGGCTATGCAAGCAACCCGGCCCTGTCCGAGCAGGGTTATTACCAAATCCGGGCGATCAACGTGAGCGCCACTGGCTACACCCTGGAGGCGATCCCCCGGGGACCGCAGGCGGCCGATACCCTCTGCGGCACCCTGTCGCTGACGAGTCTCGGCACCAAGGGAGAGAGCGGCACCGGTGCGGTGACCGATTGTTGGTGA